A genome region from Candidatus Polarisedimenticolia bacterium includes the following:
- a CDS encoding pitrilysin family protein, translating into MEGITEYRLANGLRILLFPDPSKQTTTVNITYLVGSRHEGYGETGMAHLLEHMVFKGTPNHKDIPQELTAHGSRSNGTTDYDRTNYFETVTATAEALDWALDLESDRMVNSNMAKKDLDSEFSVVRNEFEIGENYPQGVLMERVMSAAYLWHNYGKSTIGSRVDIERVPIERLRAFYKTWYQPDNAVLVVAGKIDEAGTLAKIARKFGKIPKPSRTLPATYTVEPAQDGPRSVTLRRVGDSQMAAAAYHIPAGPHPDFAAISLLRFILTDAPSGRLYKALVETKKAASVFGRAQALHDPGMLLVGATVRTESSLEEARDLLVRVTEEAATNAPTAEEVDRARDNWLKNWESTLRDSEFVAIRLSEWAAQGDWRLMFLNRDRIKAVSPDDVARVAKAYLTPENRTVGLYMPTNASQRADIPAAPDVGELVRSYKGGEALALGEAFDSSPAAIEARLIRATLPPGIKLVMLPKKTRGATVQVVMNMNLGDEKSLQGRATAASFAGAMLMRGTTKHTRQQIKDETARLKAQVFAYGYAAGAYGGVEVSRDNLPAALRLMAEILREPSFPASELELLRQERLVQLEASKSDPGQKASTRLQKHLNPWPKQDPRYEQSPEESIEAAQAVKLDEVKKFHAEFYGASSAQIAVVGDFDPDEIKALLTELFSGWKNAQPYARLVGVYQDRPAIHESIEAPDKESAEFVAGLRIDMRDDAPEFPAMVLGDFMTGGGFLNSRLAERLRQKDGISYGAGSYFYASPLDRDAYFGSSAIYAPQNAERLMTGYNEEIAKILDKGFTPEEIAEAKKGWLQEQTVSRANDRQLASTLAGNEYIGRTMAWDETVEKKVQALTSAEILAAMKKFIDPAKISTVISGDFAKAKQSGKP; encoded by the coding sequence GTGGAAGGGATCACCGAGTACCGTCTCGCCAACGGGCTCCGGATCCTGCTGTTCCCCGATCCGTCGAAGCAGACGACCACGGTGAACATCACCTACCTGGTCGGATCGCGGCACGAGGGGTATGGCGAGACGGGAATGGCGCACCTTCTCGAGCACATGGTCTTCAAGGGGACGCCGAATCACAAGGACATTCCTCAGGAGCTGACGGCCCACGGCTCTCGCTCCAACGGAACGACGGATTACGACCGGACGAACTACTTCGAGACCGTCACGGCTACCGCGGAAGCTCTGGACTGGGCGCTCGACCTGGAATCCGACCGCATGGTCAACTCCAACATGGCGAAGAAAGACCTGGACTCCGAGTTCTCGGTCGTGCGCAACGAATTCGAAATAGGCGAGAACTACCCCCAGGGCGTCCTCATGGAACGAGTCATGTCGGCCGCGTATCTCTGGCACAACTATGGCAAGTCGACGATCGGCTCGCGGGTGGACATCGAGCGGGTTCCCATCGAGAGGCTCCGGGCCTTCTACAAGACCTGGTACCAGCCCGACAATGCCGTCCTGGTCGTCGCCGGGAAGATCGACGAGGCCGGGACGCTCGCGAAGATCGCCAGGAAGTTCGGGAAGATCCCGAAGCCGTCCCGGACCCTTCCCGCGACTTATACGGTCGAGCCGGCCCAGGATGGCCCCAGGAGCGTGACGCTGCGCCGCGTCGGAGACTCGCAGATGGCCGCGGCCGCCTATCACATTCCTGCCGGCCCTCATCCCGATTTCGCGGCAATATCCCTTCTGAGATTCATCCTCACCGACGCGCCTTCCGGTCGGCTTTACAAGGCCCTGGTCGAGACCAAGAAAGCCGCGTCGGTGTTCGGCCGCGCGCAAGCTCTCCACGACCCGGGAATGCTCCTGGTCGGCGCAACGGTCCGGACCGAGAGCTCGCTCGAAGAAGCCCGAGACCTCCTCGTCCGCGTGACCGAAGAAGCAGCGACCAACGCGCCGACGGCGGAAGAGGTCGATCGCGCACGCGACAACTGGCTCAAGAACTGGGAGTCAACCCTTCGTGACTCCGAGTTCGTGGCCATCCGGCTCTCCGAGTGGGCGGCCCAGGGGGATTGGAGGCTGATGTTCCTCAACCGCGACCGCATCAAGGCGGTCTCTCCCGACGACGTGGCGCGTGTCGCCAAGGCCTACCTGACGCCCGAGAACCGCACGGTCGGTCTCTACATGCCCACCAACGCTTCGCAGAGAGCCGACATCCCCGCGGCGCCCGACGTAGGAGAGCTGGTGCGGAGCTACAAGGGTGGAGAAGCGCTGGCGCTGGGTGAGGCGTTCGATTCTTCGCCCGCGGCGATCGAGGCACGGCTGATTCGCGCGACCCTTCCACCCGGGATCAAGCTCGTCATGCTGCCCAAGAAAACCCGCGGCGCCACCGTTCAGGTGGTAATGAACATGAACCTTGGTGATGAGAAGAGCCTGCAAGGACGCGCGACGGCAGCAAGCTTCGCGGGGGCCATGCTGATGCGCGGCACAACGAAGCATACGCGCCAGCAGATCAAGGACGAGACCGCCCGTCTCAAGGCACAGGTTTTCGCCTACGGTTATGCCGCCGGGGCTTACGGGGGGGTGGAAGTCTCACGAGACAATCTTCCGGCCGCACTGCGGCTGATGGCCGAGATCCTGCGCGAGCCATCCTTCCCTGCTTCGGAGCTGGAGCTTCTTCGCCAGGAGAGGCTCGTACAGCTCGAGGCTTCCAAGAGCGATCCGGGGCAGAAAGCCTCCACCAGGCTCCAGAAGCATCTGAACCCCTGGCCGAAGCAAGACCCGAGGTACGAGCAGAGCCCGGAGGAGTCGATCGAGGCGGCCCAGGCGGTCAAGCTCGACGAGGTGAAAAAGTTTCATGCGGAGTTCTACGGTGCCTCATCCGCCCAGATCGCCGTCGTCGGGGATTTCGACCCCGACGAGATCAAGGCGCTCCTCACCGAGCTGTTCTCGGGCTGGAAGAACGCCCAGCCTTACGCTCGTCTCGTCGGCGTCTATCAGGATCGTCCGGCGATTCACGAGTCGATCGAGGCTCCCGACAAGGAGAGTGCCGAGTTTGTGGCGGGACTCCGGATCGACATGCGCGACGATGCCCCTGAATTTCCTGCCATGGTCCTCGGAGACTTCATGACCGGCGGCGGGTTCCTCAATTCGAGGCTCGCCGAGCGTCTTCGCCAGAAAGATGGGATCTCCTACGGCGCCGGCTCGTACTTCTATGCAAGCCCCTTGGACCGGGACGCCTATTTCGGCTCCAGTGCAATTTACGCGCCGCAGAATGCCGAGCGCCTCATGACGGGGTACAACGAGGAGATCGCAAAGATCCTTGACAAGGGCTTCACACCCGAGGAGATCGCCGAGGCGAAGAAGGGATGGCTGCAAGAGCAGACAGTATCCCGGGCAAATGATCGCCAGCTGGCGAGCACGCTCGCCGGCAACGAATACATCGGCCGGACGATGGCCTGGGACGAGACGGTGGAGAAGAAGGTGCAGGCACTGACGAGCGCCGAGATCCTGGCGGCGATGAAGAAGTTCATCGACCCGGCGAAGATCTCGACGGTGATTTCCGGCGACTTCGCAAAGGCCAAGCAGAGCGGCAAACCCTGA